A single window of Undibacterium sp. 5I1 DNA harbors:
- a CDS encoding deoxyribodipyrimidine photo-lyase, producing the protein MTSSSPTTHPASTDILPVSLVWFRRDLRSFDHAALYAALKHSAAVYCVFIFDATILQGLPANDRRVWFIYESIKELAKELKKMGGSLIVLHGDSEEEIPRLAAELRASAVFANHDYEPQAIARDNIVKTRLASFNCALHTCKDQVIFEKNEVLSLAGTTFSVFTPYKNAWLKKFYAEGSDFYSKPYPLETYADRLRAFLDESIPSLQAMGFSDTSDSHMNIPAGMSGGAKLLEDFLHRIHRYDVARDYPAVKGPSYLSVHLRFGTVSVRHLVREAMACVRTVADQSGAQTWLNELIWRDFYFMILNHHPRVVGHAFKPDYDAIQWESGARAESLFAAWCEGRTGYPLVDAAMLQLNQTGYMHNRLRMVTACFLIKDLGIDWRWGERYFAQHLNDFDLSANNGGWQWAASSGCDAQPYFRIFNPVTQSEKFDAEAKFIRKYLPQLSKLSNKQIHAPWTQTTEVLELAGIRLGKNYPMPVIAHDQARKATLARYAVVKKPDEKNAPD; encoded by the coding sequence ATGACCTCTTCTTCCCCGACAACCCATCCTGCTTCCACCGATATTTTGCCCGTTTCTTTAGTCTGGTTCAGACGTGATTTACGCAGCTTTGACCATGCTGCCTTATATGCCGCGCTGAAACACAGCGCAGCGGTATATTGTGTTTTTATATTTGATGCCACGATTTTGCAAGGACTGCCTGCCAACGACAGGCGCGTCTGGTTTATCTACGAAAGCATCAAAGAATTAGCGAAAGAGCTGAAAAAAATGGGCGGGAGTCTGATAGTCCTGCATGGCGACTCTGAGGAAGAAATACCCAGACTGGCAGCGGAGTTGCGTGCCTCTGCCGTGTTCGCTAATCATGACTACGAACCGCAGGCAATTGCACGGGACAACATTGTTAAAACTCGGCTAGCCAGTTTTAACTGCGCACTCCACACCTGCAAGGATCAGGTGATTTTTGAAAAAAACGAGGTCTTGTCCTTGGCTGGCACAACTTTTTCAGTATTTACGCCTTACAAAAACGCGTGGCTAAAAAAATTCTATGCAGAAGGCAGCGACTTTTATAGCAAGCCTTATCCGCTTGAAACCTATGCTGACCGATTAAGAGCATTTCTGGATGAAAGCATACCAAGCTTGCAGGCAATGGGGTTCAGCGACACAAGCGACTCCCATATGAATATACCGGCAGGCATGTCCGGCGGAGCCAAATTGCTTGAGGATTTTTTACATCGAATTCATCGATATGATGTGGCGCGGGATTATCCGGCAGTTAAAGGTCCCTCGTATCTATCGGTACATTTACGGTTTGGGACTGTCTCAGTGCGCCATTTGGTCAGAGAGGCGATGGCTTGCGTGCGTACAGTGGCAGACCAATCGGGCGCACAAACCTGGTTGAATGAACTGATCTGGCGGGATTTTTATTTCATGATCCTGAATCACCATCCGCGCGTAGTTGGTCATGCTTTTAAACCTGATTATGACGCCATCCAGTGGGAAAGTGGCGCTCGCGCAGAATCCTTATTCGCGGCCTGGTGTGAGGGACGTACTGGCTATCCATTAGTCGACGCTGCCATGCTGCAACTGAATCAAACTGGCTATATGCACAACCGCTTACGAATGGTGACGGCCTGTTTTCTGATCAAAGACCTTGGGATAGACTGGCGCTGGGGTGAGCGTTATTTTGCGCAACATTTAAATGATTTTGATTTGTCGGCAAATAATGGTGGCTGGCAGTGGGCGGCCTCTTCTGGCTGTGATGCGCAACCCTATTTCCGCATCTTTAATCCTGTAACACAATCAGAGAAATTTGACGCAGAAGCTAAGTTCATTCGCAAGTATTTACCCCAATTAAGCAAGCTCAGTAACAAGCAAATTCACGCGCCCTGGACACAGACAACTGAGGTCTTGGAACTTGCTGGTATCCGCTTAGGTAAAAATTATCCTATGCCGGTGATTGCTCATGATCAGGCGCGTAAGGCGACACTGGCACGCTATGCCGTTGTGAAAAAACCGGACGAAAAAAATGCACCTGATTAG
- a CDS encoding YqgE/AlgH family protein has protein sequence MAKQIKPPKSDNPVRQEPEATIAPDQVSPASSGASAPNSSEPQHQPQAKSAAELNLTNHFLIAMPSMLDPIFGGTVIYLCEHNQRGAMGLVINRPTDLTVAGLFDRIDLKLEIIPNSHPMREKPVMFGGPVQDDRGFVLHAPVGKFSSSLKVTDEIAFTTSRDVLEAVASGDGPEQVMVSIGYAGWSAGQLEQEILANGWLTVAADAKILFDLPIEERFLAAIKLLGIDPLMLASEAGHA, from the coding sequence ATGGCGAAGCAAATTAAACCCCCGAAGTCCGACAATCCAGTGCGACAAGAGCCCGAGGCTACTATTGCGCCTGATCAAGTGTCTCCTGCGTCTTCTGGCGCATCTGCTCCAAACTCTTCTGAGCCGCAACACCAACCGCAAGCAAAATCTGCAGCGGAATTAAATCTGACCAATCATTTTTTGATCGCCATGCCATCCATGCTCGATCCGATTTTTGGTGGAACCGTGATTTACCTGTGCGAACATAATCAGCGCGGCGCTATGGGCTTAGTGATTAACAGGCCGACTGATCTGACAGTCGCGGGCCTGTTTGACAGGATTGATCTTAAGTTAGAAATTATCCCCAATTCCCATCCCATGCGTGAGAAGCCTGTGATGTTCGGCGGCCCCGTGCAGGATGACCGGGGCTTTGTATTGCATGCTCCGGTTGGCAAGTTTTCTTCCTCACTCAAGGTAACCGACGAGATTGCTTTCACCACATCGCGCGATGTACTGGAAGCCGTAGCTTCTGGCGATGGGCCGGAACAAGTCATGGTCAGTATTGGTTATGCCGGATGGAGTGCGGGTCAGCTTGAACAAGAAATTTTAGCCAACGGCTGGTTGACGGTAGCAGCAGATGCCAAAATTTTATTCGACTTGCCGATAGAAGAGCGATTTCTGGCAGCGATAAAATTACTCGGCATTGATCCGCTGATGCTCGCCTCCGAGGCAGGACACGCCTGA
- the ruvX gene encoding Holliday junction resolvase RuvX, with protein sequence MTSLAMSAPESINSSVTSSVIVPGSAPCSNILTGTILAFDFGLKRIGVAVGNTVLRQSQALSIISAATNDAKFDEIAALIKSWQPILCVIGLPMHPDGAEHEMTQRCRRFANQLHGRFSVQVELVDERYSSAVIHAKRGERIDAQAAALILQQYFDATN encoded by the coding sequence ATGACAAGTCTCGCTATGTCTGCTCCAGAATCGATTAATTCTTCCGTTACTTCCTCCGTTATTGTTCCCGGTTCTGCACCTTGCTCTAACATTCTTACAGGCACGATATTGGCATTTGATTTTGGTTTGAAGCGTATTGGTGTTGCTGTTGGTAATACCGTGCTCAGACAGTCGCAGGCGCTCTCCATAATCAGCGCTGCTACCAATGATGCTAAGTTTGATGAAATTGCTGCGCTGATCAAATCCTGGCAACCTATTTTATGTGTGATTGGTTTACCCATGCATCCCGACGGTGCCGAACATGAAATGACGCAGCGCTGCCGGCGGTTTGCTAATCAACTGCATGGCCGGTTTTCCGTGCAGGTGGAGTTGGTTGATGAACGCTATTCTTCCGCCGTCATCCATGCTAAACGTGGTGAGCGTATTGATGCACAAGCTGCGGCACTCATACTGCAACAATATTTTGATGCCACGAATTAA
- the pyrR gene encoding bifunctional pyr operon transcriptional regulator/uracil phosphoribosyltransferase PyrR yields MTTTKQLPEAEMLYQQLLAQIKARVANDDHLAIVGIYSGGAWLAERLTGDLGLQIKPGFIDVSFYRDDYAEKGLHAEVKPTQIPFDVNGASIILVDDVLYTGRTTRAAINELFDYGRPAKIMLAALLDRGGRELPIAADFVAHTAEFEPSSSVNLRRADSGQLSFSIDHA; encoded by the coding sequence ATGACCACTACGAAGCAGTTACCAGAAGCAGAGATGCTCTACCAGCAATTGCTGGCACAAATTAAGGCGCGTGTTGCCAACGATGATCATCTTGCGATTGTCGGTATTTATTCAGGTGGTGCATGGCTTGCTGAGCGACTTACCGGCGACTTGGGGCTGCAGATCAAACCTGGATTTATCGACGTCTCGTTTTATCGTGATGACTATGCCGAAAAAGGTTTGCACGCCGAGGTCAAGCCGACCCAAATTCCGTTTGATGTGAACGGTGCCAGCATTATCTTGGTCGATGATGTGCTCTACACCGGTCGCACCACGCGGGCAGCGATTAACGAACTTTTTGATTACGGTCGCCCCGCAAAAATCATGCTGGCTGCTTTACTGGATCGTGGTGGCCGCGAACTACCGATCGCCGCTGATTTCGTCGCCCACACTGCCGAATTTGAACCCTCTTCATCCGTCAATCTGCGACGTGCAGATTCAGGACAACTTAGCTTCTCAATCGATCATGCATAA
- a CDS encoding aspartate carbamoyltransferase catalytic subunit, producing the protein MHNPQLNKNGELQHLLTIDGLPKSIVNHILDTASSFVSISDREVKKVPLMRGKSVFNLFFENSTRTRTTFEIASKRLSADVINLNISASSTSKGESLLDTIDNLAAMHADMFVVRHATSGAPFLIAKHLNDTKQNHVHVINAGDGRHAHPTQGLLDMYTIRHYKKDFTNLTVAIVGDVLHSRVARSDIHALTTLGVPEVRVIGPRTLLPGGLEQMGVRVFNNMDEGLKGVDVIIMLRLQNERMSGALLPSAQEYFKSYGLTPERLALAKPDAIVMHPGPMNRGVEIDSAVADGPQAVILPQVTFGIAVRMAVMSIVAGN; encoded by the coding sequence ATGCATAATCCCCAACTCAATAAAAATGGCGAACTCCAGCACCTGCTGACGATTGACGGCTTGCCAAAATCCATCGTCAATCATATTTTGGATACCGCCTCCTCTTTCGTCAGTATCAGCGACAGAGAAGTTAAAAAAGTCCCTCTGATGCGCGGTAAAAGTGTCTTCAACCTGTTCTTTGAAAACTCTACCCGTACCCGCACCACGTTCGAGATTGCCTCAAAACGTTTGTCTGCTGATGTAATCAATCTTAATATTTCCGCCTCCAGTACCAGCAAGGGCGAATCGTTATTAGACACGATAGACAATCTGGCTGCGATGCATGCCGATATGTTTGTTGTGCGCCATGCCACCTCCGGCGCACCGTTTCTGATTGCCAAACATCTCAATGACACTAAGCAAAATCATGTACATGTGATCAATGCCGGGGATGGACGTCATGCGCATCCGACCCAAGGTTTGTTGGATATGTACACTATCCGTCACTACAAAAAAGATTTTACTAATCTGACGGTCGCTATTGTCGGCGATGTATTGCATAGCCGTGTTGCGCGTTCTGACATCCACGCACTGACGACCTTGGGCGTGCCAGAAGTGCGCGTGATTGGCCCACGCACTTTGTTACCGGGGGGATTAGAACAGATGGGCGTGCGCGTGTTTAATAATATGGATGAAGGTCTCAAAGGCGTCGACGTGATCATCATGCTGCGCCTGCAGAATGAGCGCATGAGTGGTGCCTTACTCCCTTCCGCGCAAGAATATTTTAAAAGCTATGGCTTAACACCGGAGCGACTGGCATTAGCAAAACCAGATGCCATCGTGATGCATCCAGGTCCGATGAATCGTGGTGTAGAGATTGATTCTGCGGTCGCCGATGGTCCGCAGGCAGTGATCTTGCCGCAAGTGACATTTGGGATCGCGGTGCGGATGGCGGTGATGAGCATCGTCGCTGGTAATTGA
- a CDS encoding Hpt domain-containing protein, translated as MTSDFSNSQETSHDQFDIGPLSWVMGEVREAITSAGKLLSDAVVQDSDSKSTMLLHAKSYLHQAHGALQIVDIDGVSIVTETIEDLVERLQTGQLGMSQPHVDVINDAFHAILRYLEDLLSGGAHQPVRLFPYYRALLQLKGAERIHPADLFFPSLSVQEHIPELTLGSNIVKVDYSHLRQRFEKLLLVVLTNKDNVQQLQAVQTMHDLIAEVERVQTTPQTKAFWLVMRGFTEAVAKGLIKNEQYVKQIFGRINLQIRRLVDGVSSIPERLLRDALFFIAQVDQPSEFVAQIRRAYQLDNQVPLDYDQKNYGEIPANILVTAKEQVANLKNLWGRIANGDMSVADRFSQKMKDLADSCSQLNSSSLSKLLRELSGISRHAAHTSDNSKIGIELATSLLFVENALDHITRLPAHFSERADEITARLLSLVSGDEPPTQAAWMGEISREAQQRQTMSVLVAEMQSSLRQVEKVLDEYFRDPNSLEALTPVDPILHQIGGALAILDQDDVMLAVEHTRKVIGQFAGLAGTEHAKNAYQNVAQNIGALSFFIEILQSQPDTAKKKFNFDPDAGLLRTKLLDKNSDKELLPTSLNIALSSSDSTKVAEINHSTSHLADVVTAEQELLNQQHQSDMLVASLVEQPSNFELQAQLKDSLESERSVAALLDDANANTRANAAINLLDKAGATMSQDSLNDIVAATTHTVTESTPTYVPELPEGDEAIDAELLEIFLTEADEVLEFVRKTVPHSRHNPNNQEDLTSLRRSFHTLKGSGRMVGLTVFGEAAWSIEQVMNLWLSESRNGNENLYALLDKAADELTVWVEDLKQSGYSTRNGHAVIAAAERMKAGQDYSYIEERQATPLSEIANEVVGTPALQESIDAEPEVSEIVATQVVEENTSATEHESVEEVIQAIALEDEADDLHSEALTEHADLAAFVAEIPAHAELQEQDSPILDEPSHDLLVASPNADNLPDLNVDDVLPVLPLAEHLDDSKLDSTSLNSANLDVTNLDAPDQVADTQDTNQVSESADTAHATALTDNLIGTSSAQIIEFPDLSKPLSTQDDNVKRIGDIEISLPLHTIYMAETDEIVRFLAQDFAEWRHEPHRPVSKHAVHAAHSLAGSSATVGLKAVQELAHCLEMVLQRLERHPVTLDNAEYDVVDHSVDAVKSMLQKFALSEMAEHAPTEVRQLEKLLQAIIGRSDAGADDEFITSTNEKLDLNDLSESPDIVETKDLAAQSDSFVENSIDTAEDVSAETTEFEASEVHGENADTSLVDISQHDVPELTASLGNQDLVATEHPVLEVAEMPVVEDTHQATLASPPVLEWSEPDPEPEVQIIEVIAQPLETPAPADLLVDATVASAYEPAVLSSDPDLRIKDDLDLDLLPVFIEEGHDLLPMVGQLLRTWKQQPEEIAVPQSILRLMHTIKGSARMAGAMELGQHTHDMETRLENLMHAGAGGVARLSLMDDLLMRHDYSMQLFDRLQNPNAVEVQAPAAPLTAAQELDQFQETLSAPVAEVVQTPRELVSLTSILPLQSSSPSFNKAVSSTPRTTVPAATTPAAPVPLVRVRADILDRLVNQAGEVSISRSKLENEVSTLRTSLTELTDNVNRLRDQLREVEIQAETQITSRMAMSGDREFDPLEFDRFTRLQELTRMMAESVSDVSTVQNNLTRTIDNASNDLHVQARLTRDLQQDLMRVRMIPFASISERLYRVTRQTSKEVDKRVNLDIRGTSVEIDRSVLEKMVGPFEHLLRNAIVHGIESRESRRQNGKEETGELLVEIRQEGNEVVIHFTDDGQGLNLARIREKAKTVGLLGYDESASDAEAVNMIFEPGFSTANEVTELAGRGVGMDVVRSEAASLGGRVEVTSVEGKGAHFTIHLPLTLAVTQVVILKSGGKTFAVPSVLVEQVQQLKSAVLANAYNDGAIMWQGNRVAMHYLSTLLGENEVAPTSQQYTPLLIMKSGAERVAIHVDDIVGNREVVVKNIGPQLARMAGIAGATVLGSGEIVLILNPVPLAYRMEHEHARHPSATPTPENPEMGAVANLNTEPSKVQSVPVQGLRTQHTIMVVDDSLTVRRVTQRLLTREGYQVVLAKDGIDALEQLQSVTPDVMLVDIEMPRMDGFDLTRNVRSDARTSHIPIIMITSRTADKHRNYAQELGVNEYFGKPYREDDLLGAIVRFVGKEAVVI; from the coding sequence ATGACATCTGATTTTTCAAATTCGCAAGAAACTTCCCATGACCAGTTTGACATTGGCCCACTATCTTGGGTGATGGGGGAAGTTCGCGAAGCCATAACCAGTGCTGGAAAATTACTGTCGGATGCGGTTGTCCAAGATAGCGACAGCAAATCCACTATGCTCTTGCATGCTAAAAGCTACTTGCATCAGGCGCATGGCGCTTTGCAAATTGTTGATATCGACGGTGTCTCTATCGTTACGGAGACAATAGAAGACCTGGTCGAACGACTGCAAACAGGACAGTTAGGTATGTCACAACCGCACGTTGATGTGATCAACGACGCTTTTCATGCTATTTTGCGTTATCTGGAAGACTTATTATCTGGCGGTGCTCACCAACCTGTGCGCTTGTTTCCATACTACCGTGCTTTGCTGCAACTAAAAGGTGCTGAAAGAATCCATCCTGCTGATTTGTTTTTTCCTTCATTGTCAGTTCAAGAACATATTCCTGAGCTGACGCTAGGCTCTAACATCGTTAAGGTTGATTACAGTCATCTCAGACAGCGGTTTGAGAAACTTTTGCTTGTGGTATTAACCAACAAAGATAATGTACAGCAGTTGCAAGCTGTGCAAACCATGCATGATTTGATTGCTGAGGTAGAGCGAGTACAAACAACTCCTCAGACGAAAGCCTTTTGGTTGGTAATGCGCGGCTTTACAGAAGCGGTAGCTAAAGGCCTGATAAAAAATGAACAGTATGTAAAACAAATTTTCGGACGTATTAATTTACAGATACGTCGCTTGGTTGACGGTGTCTCTAGCATTCCTGAGCGCTTATTACGCGATGCCCTGTTTTTCATCGCGCAGGTTGATCAGCCCTCTGAATTTGTTGCGCAAATTCGTCGTGCCTACCAATTAGATAATCAAGTTCCGCTCGATTATGATCAAAAGAACTACGGGGAAATTCCTGCAAATATTCTGGTAACGGCCAAAGAACAAGTTGCAAATTTAAAAAATTTGTGGGGCAGAATTGCTAACGGTGACATGAGCGTTGCGGATCGCTTTTCACAAAAAATGAAAGATCTAGCGGATAGCTGTTCGCAGCTTAATTCGTCTTCACTGTCCAAGCTGTTACGCGAATTGAGCGGTATTTCGCGTCACGCCGCGCATACTTCAGATAATAGTAAGATTGGCATTGAGTTAGCTACAAGCTTGTTATTTGTTGAGAATGCTTTAGACCATATTACTCGCTTACCGGCTCACTTCTCAGAGCGTGCAGATGAAATTACGGCGCGCCTATTGTCGTTAGTGTCTGGAGACGAGCCACCTACCCAAGCGGCATGGATGGGTGAGATTTCTAGAGAGGCCCAACAAAGACAGACGATGTCAGTCTTGGTTGCCGAGATGCAGTCCAGTTTGCGCCAGGTTGAAAAAGTCTTGGATGAATATTTCCGCGATCCTAATAGTTTAGAGGCACTGACTCCAGTAGACCCAATTTTGCACCAGATCGGTGGCGCGTTAGCTATTTTGGATCAAGATGATGTGATGCTTGCTGTAGAGCATACGCGTAAAGTGATAGGACAATTTGCCGGACTTGCTGGCACTGAGCATGCTAAGAATGCATATCAAAATGTGGCTCAAAACATTGGAGCCTTGTCATTTTTTATCGAAATATTACAATCGCAGCCTGATACCGCAAAGAAAAAATTCAATTTCGATCCGGATGCAGGTTTACTGCGTACGAAACTGCTAGACAAAAATTCTGACAAAGAATTACTACCTACCTCACTCAATATAGCTCTGTCGTCTTCTGACTCAACTAAAGTTGCTGAAATCAATCATAGTACAAGTCATTTAGCTGACGTCGTTACTGCGGAACAAGAGCTGTTAAATCAACAGCATCAATCCGACATGCTAGTTGCTTCTTTGGTGGAGCAGCCTAGTAATTTCGAGCTTCAAGCACAATTAAAAGACTCACTGGAGTCTGAGCGTTCGGTTGCTGCTTTGTTGGACGATGCAAATGCGAATACTAGAGCCAATGCTGCGATTAATTTGTTAGATAAGGCCGGTGCGACGATGTCGCAAGATTCTTTGAACGACATCGTTGCAGCGACGACGCATACAGTCACTGAATCTACGCCAACTTATGTACCTGAATTGCCTGAAGGTGATGAGGCAATTGATGCCGAGTTATTGGAAATTTTCCTGACAGAAGCGGATGAAGTATTAGAGTTTGTCCGCAAGACTGTGCCTCACTCCAGACACAATCCAAATAATCAAGAAGACCTGACTAGCTTGCGTCGCTCTTTCCATACTCTAAAAGGAAGTGGGCGGATGGTTGGTCTGACCGTCTTTGGTGAGGCCGCCTGGAGCATAGAACAGGTGATGAATCTGTGGCTATCTGAGTCGCGAAACGGTAATGAAAATTTATATGCATTGCTTGATAAAGCTGCGGATGAATTAACTGTATGGGTAGAAGATTTAAAGCAATCTGGCTACTCAACGAGAAATGGTCATGCTGTTATTGCCGCTGCTGAGAGGATGAAGGCGGGACAAGATTATTCATATATAGAAGAGCGGCAAGCTACGCCATTAAGTGAAATAGCAAATGAAGTAGTTGGCACCCCAGCGTTACAAGAAAGTATCGATGCTGAGCCTGAAGTTTCTGAGATAGTAGCTACTCAGGTTGTAGAGGAAAATACCTCTGCGACTGAACACGAGTCAGTAGAGGAAGTAATCCAAGCGATCGCACTCGAGGACGAGGCGGACGATTTACATAGTGAGGCATTGACTGAGCATGCTGACTTGGCCGCTTTTGTGGCAGAAATACCTGCACATGCCGAGTTGCAAGAGCAGGACAGTCCAATATTAGACGAGCCTTCGCATGATTTGCTGGTTGCGTCTCCGAATGCGGACAATCTTCCTGATTTAAATGTTGACGATGTTTTGCCTGTTTTGCCACTAGCCGAACACTTGGACGACAGTAAGTTAGATTCGACAAGCTTAAATTCTGCCAACCTAGACGTAACGAATTTAGATGCTCCTGATCAGGTCGCCGATACTCAAGATACTAATCAAGTTAGCGAATCTGCAGATACAGCTCATGCCACTGCATTGACTGATAATTTGATCGGCACTAGCAGTGCTCAAATTATTGAATTCCCTGATTTGTCCAAGCCTTTATCGACGCAAGATGATAATGTCAAACGTATTGGCGATATCGAAATTAGTTTGCCATTACACACGATTTACATGGCAGAGACGGATGAAATTGTTCGTTTCTTGGCGCAGGACTTTGCAGAATGGCGACACGAGCCACATCGCCCAGTATCTAAGCACGCAGTTCATGCAGCACATTCTTTGGCTGGTAGTTCTGCTACTGTCGGATTGAAAGCGGTGCAAGAATTAGCGCATTGTTTAGAAATGGTTTTGCAGCGCTTGGAACGCCACCCTGTCACTTTAGATAATGCTGAATATGACGTAGTAGATCACAGCGTCGATGCTGTTAAATCGATGCTGCAAAAGTTTGCCTTATCAGAAATGGCTGAGCATGCGCCAACTGAAGTACGTCAATTAGAGAAATTGCTGCAAGCAATTATCGGGCGGTCAGATGCTGGTGCCGATGATGAGTTCATTACATCCACAAATGAAAAACTTGATTTAAACGACCTTAGCGAATCACCTGATATTGTTGAGACTAAGGATTTAGCTGCTCAGTCCGATTCTTTCGTAGAAAATTCAATCGATACTGCAGAGGATGTTTCTGCTGAAACCACTGAATTTGAAGCCTCTGAAGTACATGGAGAAAATGCAGATACTTCTCTTGTTGATATTTCGCAGCATGATGTCCCTGAATTAACTGCATCTTTAGGCAATCAAGACTTAGTTGCTACTGAGCACCCCGTGTTAGAAGTTGCTGAGATGCCGGTAGTTGAGGATACTCATCAAGCTACCTTGGCTTCACCTCCAGTTCTAGAGTGGAGCGAGCCAGACCCAGAGCCGGAAGTTCAAATCATAGAAGTTATAGCGCAGCCGCTGGAGACCCCAGCGCCTGCAGATTTATTGGTAGACGCTACTGTTGCCAGCGCATACGAACCTGCGGTATTGAGCTCAGATCCTGATCTACGCATTAAAGATGATCTCGATCTTGATTTGCTGCCAGTATTTATCGAAGAGGGTCACGATTTGTTGCCTATGGTTGGGCAGCTATTGCGTACTTGGAAGCAGCAACCAGAAGAGATCGCGGTACCACAATCTATTCTGCGTTTGATGCATACAATCAAGGGTAGTGCTCGGATGGCTGGTGCGATGGAATTGGGTCAGCACACTCATGATATGGAAACTCGCCTTGAAAACCTGATGCACGCAGGTGCTGGCGGGGTGGCACGATTATCCTTGATGGATGATCTGCTGATGCGACACGATTACAGCATGCAATTGTTTGACCGTTTGCAAAATCCAAATGCGGTCGAAGTACAAGCGCCAGCAGCACCACTTACAGCAGCGCAAGAGCTAGATCAGTTCCAAGAGACTTTGAGTGCGCCAGTTGCTGAAGTAGTGCAAACACCAAGAGAATTGGTAAGCCTGACCTCGATTTTGCCGCTGCAGTCTTCCAGTCCGTCATTTAATAAAGCGGTCAGTTCCACGCCTCGTACCACTGTGCCAGCGGCTACAACACCCGCAGCACCGGTGCCGTTGGTGCGGGTACGGGCAGATATTCTGGATCGTCTGGTCAATCAGGCCGGTGAAGTTTCTATCTCTCGCTCCAAACTAGAAAATGAAGTAAGCACCTTACGTACTTCGTTAACTGAATTGACCGATAACGTAAATCGCTTGCGCGATCAATTGCGTGAAGTAGAAATTCAGGCAGAAACGCAAATTACATCGCGTATGGCGATGTCCGGTGATCGTGAATTTGATCCATTAGAATTCGACCGGTTTACCCGTTTGCAAGAACTGACACGGATGATGGCAGAGAGCGTCAGCGACGTATCTACTGTGCAAAATAACTTGACTCGTACGATTGACAATGCATCCAATGACTTGCATGTGCAAGCGCGCCTGACGCGTGATTTGCAGCAGGATCTGATGCGTGTTCGTATGATTCCTTTTGCTAGTATCTCTGAGCGTTTATATCGTGTGACACGTCAGACTTCAAAAGAGGTTGATAAGCGCGTCAATTTAGATATTCGTGGCACCTCAGTTGAGATCGATCGTAGCGTGTTGGAAAAAATGGTTGGACCTTTCGAACATTTGTTACGTAACGCTATTGTCCATGGCATTGAGTCACGCGAATCACGTCGTCAAAATGGAAAAGAAGAAACAGGTGAGTTGCTAGTTGAAATTCGTCAGGAAGGTAACGAAGTGGTGATCCACTTTACTGATGATGGCCAAGGTTTGAATCTGGCACGTATCCGCGAAAAAGCCAAAACGGTAGGTTTGCTTGGCTATGACGAAAGCGCTAGTGATGCTGAAGCCGTCAACATGATTTTTGAGCCTGGCTTCTCAACTGCCAACGAAGTAACCGAGTTAGCCGGGCGTGGTGTTGGCATGGACGTAGTTCGCTCCGAAGCGGCATCCTTAGGCGGTCGGGTTGAAGTAACTTCTGTCGAGGGTAAAGGTGCGCACTTTACTATTCACTTACCACTGACTTTGGCTGTGACTCAAGTGGTTATTTTGAAGTCAGGTGGAAAAACATTTGCAGTGCCGTCCGTCTTGGTAGAGCAAGTACAGCAACTGAAATCGGCTGTATTAGCTAATGCCTATAACGACGGCGCAATCATGTGGCAAGGCAATCGCGTTGCCATGCATTATTTGTCTACCTTGCTTGGTGAGAATGAAGTTGCACCGACTTCTCAACAATACACTCCTTTATTGATTATGAAGAGTGGTGCTGAGCGCGTCGCAATTCATGTTGACGATATCGTCGGTAACCGCGAGGTTGTGGTTAAAAATATTGGACCACAATTAGCGCGTATGGCAGGTATTGCTGGCGCAACGGTGTTGGGTTCAGGCGAAATTGTTTTAATCCTTAATCCTGTGCCTTTGGCATATAGAATGGAGCACGAACATGCTCGCCATCCTAGTGCAACACCAACGCCAGAAAATCCAGAAATGGGTGCCGTCGCTAATCTCAATACCGAGCCAAGTAAAGTCCAATCGGTCCCAGTACAAGGTTTGCGGACTCAGCACACCATTATGGTGGTGGATGATTCGTTGACTGTACGCCGGGTGACACAACGCTTGTTGACGCGTGAAGGCTACCAGGTTGTGTTGGCAAAAGATGGCATTGATGCGCTGGAACAATTGCAGTCGGTTACTCCCGATGTCATGCTGGTAGATATTGAAATGCCACGCATGGATGGCTTCGATTTGACGCGCAACGTACGCAGTGATGCACGTACCAGTCATATCCCTATTATCATGATTACCTCACGTACTGCGGATAAGCATCGCAATTACGCGCAGGAGTTGGGTGTAAATGAATATTTTGGTAAGCCGTACCGCGAGGATGATTTATTGGGAGCGATTGTGCGCTTCGTAGGTAAAGAAGCCGTTGTCATTTAA